One genomic segment of Myxococcales bacterium includes these proteins:
- a CDS encoding SUMF1/EgtB/PvdO family nonheme iron enzyme, translating to MRRPSALAVAFVALLAALLSLGVSACSTDKAPDRGGLMVIVTEDGPLGLDRLRVEISAGATTLKASDLRLPDEATLPTTLGIASNGDPAATVRVSVSGFRGGAPIDRRDAIVEQVPVDRIAALTLVLSARCTAQVFAEGSEAKSRCIDGETCSPASGACVSARVDGATLPTYAEGVENEAGVGDATVSGPPDAGPDGSPVGPGGCTADQKLCGPKCVGRDDPAFGCNIATCAPCSVDSNAIYACGVGACQLTGCQAGYKVCGGKCVATNDPTYGCGPTACDSNACPVLDGGSATLVCQGNACVIGTCGAATKKCGNKCVPTDRNNGCEAAASCVSCTGSEICGGGPPTACTCVPDNVTPCIGKQCGSVTNNCGTLISCGNCTLPETCGGASVQYQCGCTAEPLATTCAAKACGPATNNCGQTVWCPSKCSNLETCGDNNTCIAPPSCLGLGPGQATCGSSSEGCCRNTLVPGGTFLRHNGFDATISSFRLDRYEVTVKRYQAFKYAWVTQGWRPAAGAGKHRHLAGGGLNGAEAGWDTAWVTDSLMAITSSDFDSFLACGSKAAWGGAGDLAMNCVSWWEAFAFCIWDGGFLPSAAEWNYAAAAGSEQRTFPWGSYNCGSSCANSCINGGAGACPSAGVQAVGYTPSSPGKWTQWDLAGNVAELSADRPPSATYSPPTPCDNCADMRSQTNRVAHGGSWDDYYQHVTASFDTFVTARSDKVGFRCARLP from the coding sequence GTGAGGCGACCGTCTGCGCTCGCCGTCGCGTTCGTCGCTCTCCTTGCGGCGCTCCTGAGCCTCGGCGTGAGCGCCTGCTCCACAGACAAGGCGCCCGACCGGGGCGGCCTCATGGTCATCGTCACCGAAGACGGCCCCCTCGGTCTTGACCGACTGCGCGTGGAGATCAGCGCCGGCGCCACGACACTCAAGGCGTCCGACCTTCGCCTGCCCGACGAAGCGACGCTCCCCACGACCCTTGGCATCGCGTCGAACGGCGACCCGGCGGCGACGGTCCGCGTGTCGGTGAGCGGATTCCGAGGCGGTGCACCGATCGATCGACGGGACGCCATCGTGGAGCAGGTGCCCGTCGATCGAATCGCCGCGTTGACGCTCGTGTTGAGCGCTCGCTGCACGGCGCAGGTCTTCGCGGAAGGCAGCGAGGCGAAGTCCCGCTGCATCGACGGCGAGACCTGCAGCCCCGCCAGCGGCGCGTGCGTCTCGGCGCGCGTCGACGGCGCGACGCTTCCAACCTACGCGGAAGGCGTCGAGAACGAGGCCGGCGTCGGTGACGCGACGGTCAGCGGGCCGCCCGACGCGGGGCCCGACGGCTCCCCCGTTGGCCCGGGCGGATGCACGGCCGACCAGAAGCTCTGCGGGCCGAAGTGCGTCGGCCGCGACGACCCGGCCTTCGGATGCAACATCGCGACGTGTGCCCCCTGCTCCGTCGACAGCAACGCCATCTACGCGTGCGGGGTTGGCGCGTGCCAGCTCACGGGGTGCCAGGCTGGATACAAGGTCTGCGGCGGCAAGTGCGTCGCCACCAATGACCCCACCTACGGCTGCGGCCCCACGGCCTGCGACAGCAACGCTTGCCCCGTGCTCGACGGCGGCTCCGCGACGCTCGTCTGCCAAGGCAACGCGTGCGTCATCGGAACCTGCGGTGCGGCCACGAAGAAGTGCGGCAACAAGTGCGTGCCGACGGACCGCAACAACGGCTGCGAGGCCGCCGCGAGCTGCGTCAGCTGCACCGGGAGCGAGATTTGCGGCGGTGGACCGCCAACGGCGTGCACCTGCGTCCCCGACAACGTGACGCCCTGCATCGGCAAGCAGTGTGGCTCCGTGACCAACAACTGCGGCACGCTCATTTCGTGTGGAAACTGCACGCTTCCTGAGACGTGCGGCGGCGCGAGCGTCCAGTACCAGTGCGGCTGCACCGCCGAGCCCCTCGCCACGACTTGCGCGGCGAAAGCATGCGGCCCCGCCACCAACAACTGCGGGCAGACCGTTTGGTGTCCGAGCAAGTGCTCGAACCTCGAGACGTGCGGCGACAACAACACCTGCATCGCGCCGCCAAGCTGCCTCGGGCTCGGCCCTGGGCAAGCCACCTGCGGCTCGAGCAGCGAAGGCTGCTGCCGGAACACCCTCGTGCCGGGCGGGACCTTCCTCCGGCATAACGGCTTCGACGCGACGATCTCGTCGTTTCGCCTGGACCGCTACGAAGTGACCGTGAAGCGGTATCAGGCGTTCAAATACGCCTGGGTCACCCAAGGCTGGCGGCCCGCCGCCGGCGCCGGAAAGCACCGACACTTGGCCGGTGGGGGCCTCAACGGAGCGGAAGCCGGCTGGGACACCGCGTGGGTGACCGACTCGCTCATGGCCATCACGAGCAGCGACTTCGACTCGTTCCTCGCGTGCGGCTCCAAGGCCGCGTGGGGCGGCGCCGGCGACCTCGCGATGAACTGCGTGTCATGGTGGGAAGCGTTCGCGTTCTGCATCTGGGACGGCGGCTTCTTGCCGAGCGCCGCCGAGTGGAACTACGCGGCGGCCGCCGGCAGCGAGCAACGGACCTTCCCCTGGGGCAGCTACAACTGTGGTTCGTCTTGTGCGAACTCCTGCATCAACGGCGGCGCGGGCGCCTGCCCCTCCGCGGGCGTCCAGGCCGTCGGCTACACCCCCTCGAGCCCAGGAAAGTGGACGCAGTGGGACCTCGCGGGCAACGTCGCCGAGCTCTCGGCGGACCGCCCGCCCTCCGCCACGTATTCGCCGCCGACGCCGTGCGACAACTGCGCCGACATGAGGTCACAGACCAACCGCGTGGCGCACGGCGGCTCGTGGGATGACTACTACCAACACGTCACTGCCTCGTTCGACACGTTCGTGACGGCGCGGTCGGACAAGGTCGGCTTCCGTTGCGCGAGGCTGCCCTAG